A portion of the Babylonia areolata isolate BAREFJ2019XMU chromosome 4, ASM4173473v1, whole genome shotgun sequence genome contains these proteins:
- the LOC143281621 gene encoding Golgi resident protein GCP60-like has product MAAAEALANDVNKLRVTDTLSTNEEKNNSFIRQWGFSLDDLYKIALRFFKEKEGKALQLTYNDKLRLVAYTKQVAHGKFSDEVQPDVGFLDVVGSDRSEEDPLEGQAWQALGDMPKETAMTEFIQYLDAKSSMFKSHVQDKKAEQEKMKRREKKSEAVRKKEEEEKKQRLEEEEALRQAEIEKQRQHDQEMQIRAALNQQTSKQFQQYVFEQYPYNPQLQDALIEHLQDQYYQQYMQQSYQQQVEHQKQQCQQLQRMHKEKQLAVLGATNTFAMPITNGVNDSGDSATGQEGEGGADEAAQSVLDAELPPMPEIVPASMWTRKDTKDFKNSLRKSKENMITVSSLATATVRVPTHKDGTTLFWEFATDYYDIGFGVYFEWTVTPGDTVTVHVSESSDDEEDYEDEEPVAPKGDDIEKGGKTGSSNKPPTDEIIPVYRRDCHEEVFCGSHVYPGHGVYLLKFDNSYSLWRSKTLYYRVYYSK; this is encoded by the exons ATGGCTGCTGCAGAAGCTCTCGCCAACGATGTAAACAAGCTGCGAGTGACTGATACCCTATCAACGAACGAAGAGAAGAACAACTCATTTATTCGACAGTGGGGTTTCAGTTTGGATGATTTATACAAAATTGCTTTGAGATTCTTCAAAG AAAAAGAAGGCAAGGCTTTGCAGTTGACGTACAATGACAAGTTACGGTTGGTGGCCTACACAAAACAGGTGGCTCACGGCAAATTCTCAGATGAAGTTCAACCAGATGTGGGCTTCCTGGACGTTGTTGGCAGTGACAGAAG TGAGGAAGATCCTCTGGAAGG GCAGGCATGGCAGGCCCTGGGAGACATGCCCAAGGAGACAGCCATGACGGAGTTCATCCAGTACCTGGACGCCAAGAGCTCCATGTTCAAATCCCACGTGCAGGACAAGAAGGCTGAGCAGGAGAAGATGAAGCGAAGAGA aaaaaaatcagaggcagtgaggaagaaggaagaagaggagaagaagcaaCGCCTGGAAGAGGAAGAAGCTTTGCGGCAGGCTGAAATAGAAAAACAGCGCCAGCATGATCAAGA gaTGCAGATCCGTGCTGCCCTGAACCAGCAGACTTCGAAGCAGTTCCAGCAGTACGTGTTTGAACAGTACCCCTACAATCCACAGCTG CAAGACGCGCTGATCGAGCACCTGCAGGACCAGTACTACCAGCAGTACATGCAACAGAGCTACCAGCAGCAGGTGGAACACCAGAAGCAGCAGTGCCAGCAGCTGCAGCGCATGCACAAGGAGAAGCAGCTGGCCGTGCTGGGCGCCACAAACACCTTCGCCATGCCCATCACCAACGGCGTCAATGACTCCGGGGACTCGGCCACTGgccaggaaggggagggaggggcagacgaGGCTGCCCAGAGTGTTCTGGATG CGGAACTGCCGCCCATGCCAGAAATTGTTCCAGCCTCTATGTGGACCCGCAAAGACACCAAGGATTTCAAAAACAGTCTGCGAAAAAGTAAAGAGAATATGATTACAGTGTCGTCTCTGGCCACAGCCACG GTGCGTGTTCCCACCCACAAGGATGGCACGACTCTCTTCTGGGAGTTTGCCACAGACTACTATGACATCGGCTTTGGCGTCTACTTTGAGTGGACAGTGACGCCAGGCGACACAGTCACCGTGCATGTCAGTGAGAGCAGTGATGATGAGGAAGACTACGAGGACGAGGAGCCagttg CGCCCAAAGGAGATGACatagagaagggagggaagaccGGTTCAAGCAATAAACCCCCCACAGATGAAATCATCCCCGTCTATCGCCGCGACTGCCACGAGGAGGTGTTCTGTGGCAGTCACGTCTACCCAGGTCACGGAGTCTACCTCCTCAAGTTCGACAACTCTTACTCCTTGTGGCGATCCAAGACCCTTTACTACCGTGTCTATTACTCCAAATAA